The following are from one region of the Lytechinus variegatus isolate NC3 chromosome 4, Lvar_3.0, whole genome shotgun sequence genome:
- the LOC121412674 gene encoding uncharacterized protein LOC121412674 encodes MDTMSRRLSHVLAIALMVLVTDSDGHLCIITPRQRGDFDISTPGSRTCTRHQSPCGGQPAEAPKMTYMGGKTALIRFQQNFNHYEVGLPGYMDISLAQNVNSTDFQTLTLLGDTNEHLQRHQRNYTVPVVMPNVSCDHCVLRMRYVSHKAGEEIFYQCSDIAIKAAKSTSLLDDEDLDNEIRDSIPVSIKRAMNLHRRPITVKRTNTNEAGVTPIRPKAPSNSLYGITWDPLQTTGSKLVNIDFNTGAIESRMGLYFGMGPNVQYGTVSPTAPSDKFVMDQIACYSREIPYLFLLEHRNGNLDARPNKILWIDMSAMALAGEYEIEGLESDIHIAALNSYQRTTFLTFEIQPTKNSPGNFTLMFGTLDYMGNHIHLFTEPSPENLYVNFLWATVDLKRQMYYVLMGNENAPVKLNSRIHSFNITSRNITCITEVDVSQYTINAIHTYEKTGQLFAVSPGLFPQEYPPWYLVEVNPVTGSVKPVAQIATSGMFAPYYGGAIVNIDQTHGLLFYNFRVADSRANIIATVSLDTFEVFFSQLTSLQLVHNIAHFDPYAP; translated from the exons atggataCCATGTCGCGGAGACTGAGCCATGTTTTAGCAATTGCCTTGATGGTGCTTGTAACTGATTCTGATGGCCATCTCTGCATTATAACTCCACGGCAAAGAGGAGATTTCGATATATCGACT CCCGGAAGTAGAACCTGTACCCGGCACCAGAGCCCTTGTGGAGGTCAGCCCGCCGAAGCGCCAAAGATGACGTACATGGGCGGGAAAACAGCCCTCATCAGATTCCAACAAAATTTCAACCATTACGAAGTTGGGTTGCCAG GTTATATGGATATTTCGCTGGCCCAAAATGTGAACTCCACGGATTTCCAAACGCTTACCCTTCTTGGTGATACAAACGAACACCTTCAACGACATCAACGAAATTACACGGTTCCCGTG GTGATGCCGAATGTGTCATGTGACCACTGCGTACTACGCATGCGCTATGTAAGCCACAAGGCAGGGGAGGAGATATTCTACCAATGTTCCGACATCGCAATCAAGGCTGCCAAATCGACATCGCTCCTCGACGACGAG GATCTGGATAACGAGATAAGGGATAGTATTCCAGTCAGCATCAAAAGGGCTATGAACTTGCATCGGAGACCCATCACTGTAAAAAGGACCAACACGAACGAAGCCGGTGTCACCCCCATCAGACCGAAAGCGCCTTCTAATTCGCTGTACGGCATCACGTGGGACCCTTTGCAGACGACAGGGAGCAAGCTGGTGAATATCGATTTTAATACCGGAGCTATCGAATCGAGAATGGGGCTGTACTTCGGCATGGGCCCCAACGTACAGTATGGGACAGTGTCACCGAC CGCACCTTCCGACAAATTCGTCATGGATCAGATCGCGTGTTACTCTCGGGAAATCCCCTATCTTTTCCTTCTCGAACATCGCAACGGGAACCTAGACGCTCGTCCAAACAAAATTCTGTGGATCGACATGTCTGCCATGGCACTCGCGGGCGAGTACGAGATCGAGGGGTTAGAGTCCGACATCCACATTGCCGCGTTGAATTCGTACCAAAGGACGACTTTCTTGACATTTGAAATACAACCAACGAAAAACAGTCCAG GTAATTTCACATTGATGTTCGGCACCCTGGATTACATGGGCAATCACATCCACCTCTTCACCGAGCCGTCGCCCGAAAACCTCTACGTTAATTTTCTCTGGGCAACTGTCGACCTCAAGCGTCAGATGTACTACGTTTTGATGGGCAATGAGAACGCACCTGTCAAACTTAACTCAAGGATACACAGCTTCAACATCACATCGAG GAATATCACTTGTATTACTGAAGTAGATGTATCTCAGTACACCATCAATGCAATCCACACATATGAAAAAACAG GACAGCTGTTTGCAGTTTCACCCGGACTCTTTCCTCAAGAGTATCCGCCTTGGTATTTGGTTGAAGTCAATCCGGTAACCGGCAGCGTCAAACCGGTCGCCCAGATTGCAACATCGG GTATGTTCGCTCCTTATTATGGAGGTGCCATAGTCAACATAGACCAAACCCACGGCCTCCTCTTTTACAACTTCCGTGTAGCCGACTCCAGGGCCAACATCATAGCAACGGTTTCCTTAGATACGTTTGAAGTCTTCTTCTCCCAGCTCACCTCACTCCAACTCGTCCACAACATAGCTCACTTCGACCCCTATGCGCCGTAG